A window of Eubacteriaceae bacterium ES3 contains these coding sequences:
- a CDS encoding uroporphyrinogen decarboxylase family protein encodes MTERENMELIFAHKEPDWIPHLGHDAYGIRDYIVERPIRTTGHDAFGCHWISCPTALGLTHPDTSDIKFEDIEDWKEKLQIPDLDKIDFAEMIDEAKTFTDRDKKMLQYVSLNGIFERSHILMGFENALVACMEEPEEFGEMLKALTDHKIRLYQKVYDICQPDILVYHDDMATQQSQFLATDFYKEYLFPQYKRIVEEARKMGYKYVVHHSCGKIEKLIPDWLSCGFDGWDSVMACNDLVAIKKEFGDQIVFMPGLDTQGVLGNSDSTRQEIEAMVVEWMNILASDGRGLIIDATPAYSLNPKNEEICLEFILKHGKLFMEAKKAGKEYVPELEK; translated from the coding sequence ATGACTGAACGTGAAAATATGGAACTAATATTTGCCCATAAAGAGCCAGATTGGATTCCTCACTTAGGGCATGATGCCTATGGTATTCGAGATTACATTGTAGAACGACCTATTAGAACAACAGGTCATGATGCATTCGGTTGTCACTGGATCAGCTGCCCCACTGCATTGGGTTTAACCCATCCTGATACCAGCGATATTAAATTTGAAGATATTGAGGACTGGAAAGAAAAACTGCAGATTCCTGATTTGGATAAAATTGATTTCGCAGAAATGATCGATGAAGCCAAGACTTTTACTGACCGCGATAAAAAAATGCTGCAGTATGTTTCGCTAAACGGAATCTTTGAACGTTCACATATTTTAATGGGTTTTGAAAATGCTTTAGTTGCCTGTATGGAAGAGCCGGAAGAGTTTGGCGAGATGTTAAAAGCCCTAACCGATCATAAGATACGCTTATATCAAAAAGTGTATGATATCTGTCAGCCCGATATCCTGGTTTACCATGATGATATGGCCACCCAGCAGTCACAGTTTTTGGCCACCGATTTCTATAAAGAATATTTGTTCCCGCAATATAAGCGAATTGTTGAAGAAGCCAGAAAGATGGGCTACAAATATGTGGTTCACCATAGTTGCGGGAAAATTGAAAAGTTAATTCCTGACTGGCTCTCTTGCGGATTTGATGGTTGGGATTCTGTTATGGCCTGCAATGACCTGGTGGCTATTAAAAAAGAATTTGGAGATCAGATAGTATTTATGCCAGGGTTGGATACTCAGGGCGTGTTAGGTAATAGTGATTCAACGCGTCAGGAAATAGAGGCTATGGTAGTAGAGTGGATGAATATTTTGGCCAGTGATGGCAGAGGTCTTATTATTGACGCGACCCCAGCCTATAGCCTAAATCCTAAAAATGAGGAAATTTGTCTGGAATTTATACTTAAGCATGGAAAGCTCTTTATGGAGGCGAAAAAAGCTGGGAAAGAATATGTTCCAGAACTTGAAAAATAA
- a CDS encoding helix-turn-helix domain-containing protein, with amino-acid sequence MEKLNLKEHEISLSSPYQSTFSDVRLLDINQNCLESNYLYIGENIDDCSFIIEPGSGLCLINTSIQFDCDTLYITANITLIDLFNKILYLIAELRSQFADLTKAILQKKELQQIVEILSVICGNPVYLVDSSFKVLGIYGPEIMSEMSATWRHLLKDGYIPYNVVMNLIESNELQTMESGYCADLIVSKYFYTPFINYNIRYKGKLQGHFFVVGMFKTITPGDIELTNMAAPYILNALRLDSSFQETRGRYYEHFIIDMINGKSMDLQHIKNQLNALHLDLDGFYTVVVIKPNTPDELFNEQIARHMESFNSSKPVQYNNTIITLFPSHSQSHTILLESLQLFSENLDGFIGVSDTIQGFIHIHLLYTQATTAILLGNQIDPTKKILCYPVYAVIHPFLTFSTKPELESLCHPGVQKLKHHDELQQTNFVQTLETFLRNERHSQMTASALHIHRNTLSYRLEKLNDLYPFNLDDHKERERILMTLNIYYFLEKAAFKS; translated from the coding sequence ATGGAAAAACTAAATCTCAAGGAGCATGAAATAAGCCTATCATCTCCATATCAGTCGACTTTTTCTGATGTACGCCTGTTAGATATCAATCAGAATTGCCTTGAATCAAATTATCTTTATATCGGCGAAAATATTGATGACTGCAGCTTCATCATTGAACCAGGCAGCGGCTTATGTCTTATAAACACTTCTATTCAATTCGATTGTGATACACTTTATATTACTGCAAACATTACCCTTATAGATTTATTTAATAAAATTTTATATCTAATCGCCGAATTGCGATCACAATTTGCTGATTTAACCAAGGCAATTCTACAAAAAAAAGAACTTCAACAAATCGTTGAAATTCTATCTGTTATCTGTGGCAATCCTGTTTACCTGGTTGATTCATCTTTTAAAGTATTGGGAATTTACGGACCGGAAATTATGTCAGAAATGAGCGCCACCTGGCGCCACTTGTTAAAAGACGGTTATATTCCCTATAATGTAGTAATGAATTTGATTGAAAGCAATGAACTACAGACAATGGAATCAGGATATTGCGCCGATCTAATTGTTTCGAAATATTTTTATACCCCCTTTATTAATTACAATATCCGATATAAGGGAAAACTGCAGGGCCATTTCTTTGTAGTTGGAATGTTCAAAACAATTACACCAGGTGATATTGAACTGACTAATATGGCTGCTCCTTATATTCTTAATGCTCTCCGTTTAGATTCAAGCTTTCAGGAAACCAGGGGGCGATACTATGAACACTTTATTATTGATATGATCAACGGTAAATCAATGGATCTACAACATATAAAAAATCAGTTAAACGCACTGCACCTGGATTTAGACGGTTTTTATACCGTTGTTGTTATTAAACCCAACACCCCTGACGAACTTTTTAATGAGCAAATCGCACGTCACATGGAGAGTTTTAATAGCAGTAAGCCTGTTCAATACAATAATACTATTATAACATTGTTCCCTTCACACTCCCAATCACATACAATACTCCTGGAATCATTACAGCTTTTTTCTGAAAATCTTGATGGATTTATTGGTGTAAGTGACACAATTCAAGGATTTATTCATATCCACCTGCTTTATACTCAGGCTACCACTGCCATTCTGCTGGGCAATCAGATAGATCCAACTAAAAAAATATTATGTTATCCGGTTTATGCGGTGATTCACCCTTTTCTAACATTTAGCACAAAGCCTGAATTAGAGTCATTGTGTCATCCAGGTGTGCAGAAACTCAAGCACCACGATGAACTGCAACAAACAAACTTTGTTCAAACACTTGAAACTTTTCTGAGAAATGAACGACACAGTCAAATGACTGCCTCAGCTCTTCACATACACCGCAACACGCTTTCTTATCGACTTGAAAAGCTAAATGACCTTTATCCTTTTAACCTAGATGACCATAAAGAGCGGGAACGCATCCTGATGACACTTAATATTTATTATTTTCTGGAGAAAGCTGCGTTTAAGTCTTAA
- a CDS encoding MATE family efflux transporter, translating to MTKTNKAENKENKLGVLPVGKLLYIFSLPAIVQLLINSIYNIVDQIFIGQGVGYLGNAATTVVFPLMIMIMAFALMIGSGAAAYSAIKLGEKNEAEAQKTLISQFWLALVAGISLSVLGIVFLSPLLHLFGVTEAVYPYAYEYGFIILLGAPFSVMGIALSNMARADGSPKMSMYGVIIGALLNCVLDPFYMFVLGWGVKGAAIATITSQLITLIVMLVYFFKFSKSMHLRSVLTKPDLVIWKAILGLGFSAAVTQIGALIMQTVMNNVLVYYGNMTPEIGGDAALSAMGIVMKIIMVMGGLAFGVGLGAQPIFGYNLGAEKPERIKKTYLLAIGTATALVLFFWSVCQIFSGQIIQLFGGGDEGFITFFTKALRIYTFGVLTAGFQMVSSQYFQATGQPVKAAILSSLRQLVLLVPLILIFPLFWGLNGVLYAGPTAEFLSTLIVLGFMVREMKKLNQWIEVGHLKRTQLQYD from the coding sequence ATGACAAAAACTAATAAGGCAGAAAATAAAGAAAATAAACTGGGAGTTTTACCAGTTGGAAAGCTGTTATATATTTTTTCGTTGCCAGCTATCGTACAACTGCTGATTAATTCCATTTATAATATTGTCGATCAGATTTTTATCGGCCAGGGTGTTGGTTATCTGGGAAATGCCGCAACAACAGTGGTATTTCCGCTAATGATTATGATTATGGCGTTTGCATTAATGATTGGTTCAGGAGCGGCGGCTTACTCAGCGATTAAATTGGGAGAGAAAAATGAAGCAGAAGCTCAAAAAACTCTGATTAGTCAGTTTTGGTTGGCTTTAGTGGCAGGAATCAGCCTGTCGGTATTAGGAATAGTGTTTTTATCGCCTTTACTTCACCTGTTTGGTGTTACAGAAGCGGTTTATCCTTATGCATATGAGTATGGATTCATTATTTTATTGGGAGCACCCTTTAGTGTGATGGGGATTGCTTTATCGAATATGGCCAGAGCGGATGGTTCGCCGAAGATGTCCATGTACGGGGTGATCATCGGAGCACTGCTTAACTGTGTGCTGGATCCCTTCTATATGTTCGTATTGGGATGGGGTGTCAAAGGAGCAGCCATTGCCACGATTACTTCGCAGCTAATTACCCTGATAGTTATGCTGGTATACTTTTTTAAATTCAGCAAATCCATGCATTTGCGTTCAGTTCTGACAAAACCCGATCTGGTCATCTGGAAAGCTATTTTAGGACTGGGTTTCTCCGCTGCTGTTACCCAGATCGGAGCTTTAATCATGCAGACAGTAATGAATAATGTCCTCGTCTATTATGGTAATATGACCCCAGAAATTGGTGGTGACGCAGCATTGTCGGCCATGGGCATTGTGATGAAAATTATCATGGTCATGGGTGGCCTGGCCTTTGGTGTGGGCTTAGGCGCTCAGCCTATTTTTGGCTATAATTTGGGTGCTGAAAAACCGGAGCGGATTAAAAAGACATACCTTCTGGCGATTGGCACTGCGACTGCTCTGGTTCTGTTTTTCTGGTCTGTTTGTCAGATTTTTTCGGGGCAAATCATTCAACTGTTTGGCGGTGGAGACGAAGGGTTTATTACTTTCTTCACAAAAGCCTTGAGGATATACACCTTCGGTGTATTAACCGCTGGCTTCCAAATGGTTTCTTCGCAATATTTCCAGGCGACAGGTCAGCCTGTCAAGGCGGCGATTCTTTCATCGCTGCGGCAATTGGTTTTACTGGTCCCTTTAATCCTGATTTTCCCATTATTCTGGGGGCTTAATGGGGTTCTTTATGCAGGTCCGACAGCGGAATTTCTATCTACACTGATTGTTCTAGGTTTTATGGTAAGAGAGATGAAGAAACTTAATCAATGGATTGAGGTTGGGCATCTAAAGAGAACCCAACTCCAATATGATTGA
- a CDS encoding MarR family transcriptional regulator — translation MENLTYGKLVAIINQKGLIYYERQLSQYGIGWGQYFVLLVISQNPGITILELAKKTYLDQSTVTRSLKKLSEEEYISVEISESDRRVREIYSTEKAKPVIEAILIEQKNWNEQLVTGMNQEETQIAYELLKKIADNSISAVKNLCEEGKINDKN, via the coding sequence TTGGAAAATCTTACTTATGGAAAACTTGTAGCAATTATTAATCAAAAGGGTTTAATTTACTATGAACGTCAATTGTCTCAGTATGGAATTGGATGGGGTCAGTACTTTGTTTTATTAGTTATTAGTCAAAATCCGGGGATAACAATTCTGGAACTTGCAAAAAAAACTTATCTTGATCAAAGTACTGTTACCCGCTCCCTTAAAAAACTGTCTGAAGAAGAATATATTTCGGTTGAAATAAGTGAATCAGATCGCCGGGTTCGAGAAATCTATTCGACCGAAAAGGCAAAGCCGGTTATTGAAGCAATTCTAATTGAACAAAAGAACTGGAATGAACAGCTGGTGACTGGAATGAATCAGGAAGAAACCCAAATTGCTTATGAACTACTTAAAAAAATTGCTGATAACTCCATATCGGCAGTTAAAAATCTATGTGAAGAAGGAAAAATCAATGACAAAAACTAA
- a CDS encoding Glu/Leu/Phe/Val dehydrogenase has protein sequence MSKVYDPYLNVINVMSQAMEIGQMDKYMFEIIKNPQRETKVYLPVEMDSGEVKVFEGYRVQHSNIRGPFKGGIRYHQDCDLNEVKALATWMSLKCAVVNIPYGGAKGGVRVDPNELSHRELRRLTRRYAFAIEPLIGADTDIPAPDVNTNAQTMAWILDTYSMLKGKPCPGVVTGKPVELGGSKGRNSATGRGVAISTKLILAQDNKTYDDVTFAITGMGNVGGNAARILFHRNATIVALSDVSGGIYCKRGLDVDEISRFLETKGNQLKDYQAEGVSHISHDEVLTCNCDVLIPAALENQINEDNAGELKCSYIVEGANGPTTVEADMILEERGITIVPDIFANSGGVIVSYFEWVQNIQSLTWGRDEVKEMLEKIMTDAFFELLEETKKCGCTLRMAAYIVALKRLIYAEEIKGIFP, from the coding sequence ATGAGTAAAGTATATGATCCCTATTTAAATGTTATCAATGTAATGTCACAGGCTATGGAGATTGGACAGATGGATAAGTATATGTTTGAGATCATTAAGAACCCACAACGTGAAACAAAAGTCTATCTGCCGGTTGAAATGGATAGTGGGGAAGTAAAAGTTTTTGAAGGCTATCGGGTTCAGCATTCTAACATTCGTGGTCCCTTCAAAGGAGGGATTCGATATCACCAGGATTGTGATTTGAATGAGGTAAAAGCACTGGCTACCTGGATGTCTTTAAAGTGCGCGGTGGTCAATATTCCCTATGGTGGCGCAAAGGGTGGTGTCCGAGTAGATCCCAACGAATTATCCCACCGGGAACTCCGGCGTTTAACCAGACGATATGCCTTTGCCATTGAACCTTTAATTGGAGCCGATACTGATATTCCGGCGCCGGATGTAAATACTAATGCCCAGACTATGGCCTGGATTCTTGACACCTACAGTATGCTGAAAGGCAAGCCTTGTCCCGGAGTGGTAACCGGTAAACCTGTGGAGCTGGGAGGCTCAAAAGGTCGAAATTCGGCAACTGGTCGTGGCGTTGCCATCAGTACCAAACTGATTTTAGCCCAAGATAATAAAACGTATGATGATGTCACTTTTGCCATTACCGGAATGGGTAATGTTGGCGGAAATGCAGCGAGAATTCTCTTTCACCGCAATGCTACAATCGTTGCTCTGAGCGATGTTTCCGGAGGTATTTACTGTAAACGAGGATTGGATGTCGATGAGATTTCCCGCTTTCTGGAGACTAAGGGAAATCAGTTAAAAGACTATCAGGCGGAGGGTGTTTCTCATATTTCCCATGACGAAGTTCTTACTTGTAATTGTGACGTGCTGATTCCGGCCGCTCTGGAAAATCAGATTAATGAAGATAATGCAGGAGAGCTAAAATGCTCTTACATTGTTGAAGGCGCTAATGGGCCGACAACCGTTGAAGCGGATATGATTCTTGAAGAACGGGGAATCACAATTGTCCCAGATATATTTGCCAACAGCGGCGGAGTCATTGTTTCCTATTTTGAGTGGGTTCAGAATATTCAGTCCCTGACCTGGGGACGGGATGAAGTCAAAGAAATGCTTGAGAAAATTATGACTGATGCTTTTTTTGAACTGTTGGAGGAAACTAAAAAATGCGGGTGTACTCTGCGAATGGCAGCTTATATTGTGGCGCTTAAGCGACTGATCTATGCCGAAGAGATTAAAGGGATTTTCCCGTAA
- a CDS encoding TIGR04076 family protein, giving the protein MEQKVKLVVQTSGCPFYRVGDEIVFNGPIIDKEKSGNFCMMAMNAVFPYVYAARKGVDNKQLLQCPDCDDRVYFEIKKAK; this is encoded by the coding sequence ATGGAACAAAAAGTAAAATTAGTAGTACAGACATCGGGATGTCCTTTTTACAGAGTTGGTGATGAAATTGTGTTTAACGGACCGATTATTGACAAAGAAAAGAGCGGAAATTTTTGTATGATGGCAATGAATGCAGTGTTCCCATATGTTTATGCGGCAAGAAAAGGCGTTGACAATAAGCAGCTTCTGCAATGTCCAGATTGTGATGATCGGGTTTATTTTGAAATTAAAAAAGCTAAATAA
- a CDS encoding amidohydrolase family protein — MIIDINMHHLPEDLFTNEKTLDGFISTAPRSFGEIASVGTLESGKKTLTLEKPKGFQNLNYVDGDYNLEAKLKAMDDAGVDKAILRVPVWQEWLRLDTCKAVNDNAADLCKRSGGRLFANAVLPPWGGKENLYELERCLKELGMVGVQLACHYGQLYLDDEAFKPYLKVLNEAKVPVAVHHTPLPVRYESIYEYTNLRREFGRVIDQGTAVGRELFSHMFEEFPDLKFIHTMFGGNWFANYNLMTPHKTNKDEAMDRLDLSEGDKIKKYLKNNIYYDMTHPASWGKEQVECAIKVCGADHILFGSSFPVFYGWMSQGVEFMKTLDITEEERTMINSGNAIKLFNLDV; from the coding sequence ATGATTATTGACATTAATATGCACCACCTTCCAGAAGATTTATTTACAAACGAAAAAACTCTGGATGGTTTTATCAGTACGGCTCCCCGATCATTCGGAGAAATTGCAAGTGTTGGGACTTTAGAAAGTGGGAAAAAAACCCTGACATTAGAAAAACCTAAGGGATTCCAAAATTTAAATTATGTTGACGGCGATTATAATCTCGAAGCCAAACTTAAAGCAATGGACGATGCTGGCGTAGACAAGGCGATCCTGCGTGTTCCAGTTTGGCAGGAATGGTTACGTTTGGATACCTGTAAAGCTGTAAATGATAATGCCGCCGATTTATGTAAGCGATCAGGTGGACGATTATTTGCAAATGCCGTTCTTCCACCCTGGGGAGGAAAAGAAAATTTATATGAATTGGAACGCTGTCTAAAAGAATTAGGCATGGTTGGAGTACAATTAGCTTGCCATTATGGACAATTATATTTGGATGATGAAGCATTTAAACCCTACCTGAAAGTACTGAATGAAGCAAAGGTGCCAGTAGCGGTTCATCATACGCCACTCCCTGTAAGATATGAATCTATCTACGAGTATACCAACCTGCGACGGGAATTTGGTCGAGTTATTGATCAAGGAACAGCTGTCGGTCGTGAATTGTTCAGTCATATGTTCGAAGAATTTCCTGATCTTAAATTCATTCATACCATGTTTGGGGGCAACTGGTTTGCTAATTACAATCTAATGACTCCTCATAAGACTAATAAAGATGAGGCTATGGATCGCTTGGATTTAAGTGAAGGTGACAAAATCAAAAAATATTTAAAAAACAATATTTACTATGATATGACTCATCCCGCTTCCTGGGGAAAAGAACAGGTTGAATGCGCTATTAAGGTTTGTGGCGCTGATCATATCCTTTTCGGATCTTCTTTCCCTGTATTCTATGGTTGGATGTCCCAAGGTGTTGAATTTATGAAAACCCTTGATATAACTGAAGAAGAAAGAACTATGATAAACAGCGGCAATGCCATTAAACTGTTTAATCTTGATGTATAG
- a CDS encoding TetR/AcrR family transcriptional regulator, with product MDTKSLILKVAKKKFYNDGFHATTARSIAKECGIVHSNLFYHYNSMNEIALIIMQEFVEKSRTTVLKHGEDLSPTELYIAYTIVGIYYLYYDQKFAELCFEIPDIFSDAIYTNAVKEIFIDLNLSSECKDKHEIYAYLDLQAVINTQIRTTYLVKKRNLNLNIDQVVNYVLELKKRIWNIDEKTFKQAVTRSKSIVRKINYEELNIFTNKK from the coding sequence ATGGATACAAAAAGCCTAATTTTAAAGGTTGCGAAGAAGAAATTTTATAATGATGGTTTCCATGCGACGACTGCTCGTTCAATTGCTAAAGAATGCGGTATAGTTCATTCAAATCTTTTTTATCATTATAATTCTATGAACGAGATTGCATTGATTATAATGCAGGAGTTTGTTGAAAAAAGTCGTACTACAGTTCTTAAGCATGGTGAAGATTTAAGTCCAACTGAGCTTTATATTGCCTATACAATTGTAGGTATTTATTATTTGTATTATGACCAGAAGTTTGCAGAGTTGTGTTTTGAAATACCGGATATTTTTAGTGACGCAATCTACACGAATGCCGTTAAAGAAATTTTTATCGATCTGAACTTAAGTTCTGAATGTAAAGATAAACATGAAATTTACGCTTATCTTGATCTTCAAGCGGTTATCAATACTCAAATCAGAACGACATATCTGGTTAAGAAAAGGAATTTGAATTTAAATATTGATCAGGTGGTTAATTATGTTCTTGAACTCAAAAAAAGAATCTGGAACATAGATGAGAAAACCTTTAAACAGGCTGTTACCAGATCAAAAAGCATTGTAAGAAAAATTAATTATGAAGAACTGAATATTTTTACAAATAAAAAATAG
- a CDS encoding uroporphyrinogen decarboxylase family protein, whose translation MEDLNNLFDQRITRMSNAVEHKENDRVPMLNLMETWALSYNNVTIPQVLDNPELEYESYAKVFSEFETDAALGIGLSSPIKFNNALGGSIMNIETGTMQVHTSQSELMKAEEYDDFIKDPMQFITNVILPRKIEIFKSGTIEEKFGKMGNAIGEMGNYGKQAGMFKHRLKTEYGFPALYGTASLMPGDYFLDYLRDFKGTMTDVKRNPDKLAEACMAMVEPCIKSTLAMSPTPSDESYLSLFLHLPQFLRPKEFEKIYWPSFKAYIEFFASRGYKFLIMFEKNWMHLYEYLQELPKNCILGLFEEDDLVKAKNAIGDTICIGGGIKTNDLYFKSPEECIDNVKRVIDEVAPGGGFVLTTDKSLLSPTDAKPENYKAVTDYIKNNSNY comes from the coding sequence ATGGAAGATCTAAATAATTTATTTGATCAACGAATAACCCGGATGTCAAATGCTGTTGAACATAAAGAAAATGATCGCGTTCCAATGCTAAATCTGATGGAAACCTGGGCATTGTCTTACAACAATGTAACAATTCCTCAAGTATTGGATAATCCAGAGCTTGAATACGAATCATATGCAAAGGTTTTTAGCGAATTTGAAACGGATGCTGCTTTAGGAATTGGTCTTAGCTCTCCGATAAAATTCAATAATGCTCTGGGCGGTTCTATTATGAACATCGAAACTGGGACTATGCAGGTGCATACCAGTCAGTCTGAACTTATGAAGGCCGAAGAATATGATGATTTTATAAAGGATCCAATGCAGTTTATCACAAATGTAATCCTTCCCAGAAAAATTGAAATCTTTAAAAGTGGAACTATCGAAGAAAAATTCGGAAAAATGGGCAATGCTATCGGTGAAATGGGAAACTACGGTAAACAGGCGGGAATGTTTAAACATCGCCTAAAAACAGAATATGGTTTTCCGGCTTTATATGGTACTGCATCTTTGATGCCAGGCGATTATTTTCTCGATTACCTGCGAGATTTCAAGGGCACAATGACCGATGTAAAGAGAAATCCAGATAAACTTGCTGAAGCCTGTATGGCAATGGTAGAACCTTGCATTAAAAGCACACTGGCAATGAGCCCGACACCATCGGATGAAAGTTATCTGTCGTTATTTTTGCATCTCCCGCAATTTTTAAGACCAAAAGAATTCGAAAAAATTTACTGGCCTTCATTTAAAGCCTACATAGAGTTTTTTGCTTCAAGAGGTTATAAATTTTTAATTATGTTTGAAAAAAATTGGATGCATCTTTACGAATATTTGCAAGAACTTCCAAAGAATTGTATTTTAGGTCTTTTTGAAGAAGATGATCTTGTTAAAGCAAAAAATGCAATTGGCGATACCATCTGCATCGGTGGTGGAATTAAAACGAATGATTTATATTTCAAAAGTCCTGAAGAATGTATTGATAATGTCAAAAGAGTAATTGACGAAGTAGCACCTGGAGGCGGTTTTGTATTGACGACAGATAAGTCGCTCTTATCACCTACAGACGCAAAACCTGAAAATTACAAAGCAGTCACTGACTACATCAAAAATAATTCCAACTATTAG
- a CDS encoding MarR family transcriptional regulator, whose product MHRERIGKNISIIHRYSQVFLNPILKNYNLGSGQYTFLMTLYDNNGINQEKLTDLVKIDKANTARAINKLVAEGYVTKTVSEEDKRAYKLYTTQKAEAIKNELNEVLDNWNNILLNGLTQDEENCLATLLDKIDLNITEHFQQ is encoded by the coding sequence ATGCATAGAGAACGAATTGGTAAAAACATTTCAATTATTCATCGATACAGTCAGGTCTTTCTAAATCCGATCCTAAAAAATTATAATCTTGGAAGTGGACAATACACTTTTTTAATGACTTTATATGATAACAATGGCATCAATCAGGAAAAGTTGACTGATCTTGTTAAAATAGATAAAGCAAACACCGCCCGAGCCATCAATAAACTTGTTGCTGAAGGTTATGTCACCAAAACTGTCAGCGAAGAAGATAAGAGGGCATACAAGCTTTACACCACACAAAAAGCTGAAGCAATTAAAAATGAGCTAAATGAAGTTCTTGATAACTGGAATAATATTCTTCTGAATGGATTAACTCAGGATGAAGAAAATTGTCTAGCTACACTACTTGATAAAATAGATTTAAATATTACAGAACATTTCCAGCAATAA
- a CDS encoding uroporphyrinogen decarboxylase family protein yields MKVKLIEIGVCMIESQNRKTEKEQNLKDIYDGKKPARIPIHIQVGHEAAIEYCQLDLKKTQWDSSAYLSYLEPICQELSDADTFPVSMNVRIAATYQILEAKSFVMSSSGVLQHPEIHSMEQDEYDEFIADPYAFLVEKALPRIYKGLDGNPHQASLNLTKAFASFEDYKKSQLMTMGKLSGQYGFANFPTAGVTEAPYDFVADLLRSFSGISMDIRRCPEKISEACEAILPYMKKCAISKMSSNYGRTMIPIHMPAFMNTKQFEKFWWPSFYKLVDYIYESGSNCWLLLQGDMMRYIEYLNELPGRQEIRHETGDMKEVVTRTNTKHIISGIYPVTMLQTATKQECVDYAKEIIDVMGVNGNYIFNFDKPVLSFSGSTMENLQAVLRTVQDYGKY; encoded by the coding sequence ATGAAAGTAAAACTTATAGAAATTGGAGTATGTATGATTGAGTCACAAAATAGAAAAACAGAAAAAGAACAAAATTTGAAAGATATTTATGACGGGAAAAAACCTGCTAGAATACCTATTCATATTCAGGTAGGTCATGAAGCGGCAATAGAATATTGTCAGCTTGATTTAAAGAAAACCCAGTGGGATTCTAGTGCCTATTTATCTTATCTGGAACCGATTTGTCAGGAATTAAGTGATGCAGATACCTTTCCTGTAAGCATGAATGTCAGAATTGCTGCAACTTACCAGATTTTAGAAGCGAAATCTTTTGTAATGAGTTCCAGCGGCGTCTTGCAACATCCAGAAATCCATTCAATGGAACAGGATGAATATGATGAATTTATAGCTGATCCCTATGCTTTTCTCGTCGAAAAAGCGCTACCCAGGATTTATAAAGGTCTTGATGGCAATCCCCATCAAGCTTCATTAAATCTAACAAAAGCCTTCGCTTCTTTTGAAGATTATAAAAAAAGTCAGTTAATGACAATGGGAAAATTGAGTGGTCAGTATGGCTTCGCAAATTTTCCAACTGCCGGTGTAACTGAAGCACCATACGATTTTGTTGCTGACCTCCTGCGATCCTTTTCTGGTATATCAATGGATATTAGAAGATGCCCGGAAAAAATTTCTGAGGCTTGTGAAGCTATTCTTCCCTATATGAAAAAGTGTGCTATTTCTAAAATGTCATCAAATTATGGAAGAACAATGATTCCGATCCATATGCCAGCCTTTATGAATACTAAACAATTTGAAAAATTCTGGTGGCCATCTTTTTATAAATTGGTTGATTACATCTATGAGAGTGGTTCCAACTGCTGGCTGCTTCTACAAGGTGACATGATGCGATATATCGAATACTTAAACGAACTTCCCGGCAGACAGGAAATCCGACATGAAACTGGTGATATGAAAGAGGTTGTAACTCGCACTAACACAAAACATATCATTTCCGGAATTTATCCGGTAACTATGTTGCAAACAGCAACTAAACAAGAATGTGTTGACTATGCAAAAGAGATTATTGATGTGATGGGTGTCAACGGTAACTATATTTTCAACTTTGATAAACCCGTACTTTCCTTTAGCGGCAGTACAATGGAAAACCTTCAAGCGGTCTTAAGAACAGTTCAGGATTATGGAAAATATTAA